The Anomaloglossus baeobatrachus isolate aAnoBae1 chromosome 4, aAnoBae1.hap1, whole genome shotgun sequence genome contains the following window.
aggtggtggctctgatcatacagctctgcaggacaaggtggtggcactgatcacacagctctgcaggacaaggtggtggcactgatcatacagctctgcaggacaaggtggtggcactgatcatacagctctgcaggacaaggtggtggcactgatcatacagctctgcaggacaaggtggtggcactgatcatacagctctgcaggacaaggtggtggcactgatcatacagctctgcaggacaaggtggtggcactgatcatacagctctgcaggacaaggtggtggcactgatcatacagctctgcaggacaaggtggtggcactgatcatacagctctgcaggacaaggtagtggcactgatcatacagctctgcaggacaaggtggtggcactgatcatacagctctgcaggacaaggtggtggctctgagaagagcctttgtggtagGAGGACAGAGCGGCTCCCGCTTATTTCTTGGCCGCGGGCTTCTTGGCTTTAGTCGCCTTCTTAGCCGGACTCTTGGCAGCTTTGGGTTTTGCCGCCTTCTTAGCCGGACTCTTCGTCACCTTCTTGGGCTTTGGAGCGGCCTTCGGCTTCTTGGGGCTCTTTGCCGCTTTCTTGGCGGCTGCTGcgggcttcttggcctttttcggGCTTTTCTTGGCCGCGGCCGGAGCCTTCTTGGGCTTCTTCGGAGATTTGGCCGCTttcttggctgccggcttcttaggcttggccgcagctgctggcttcttcttgGCCGCTTTGTCCTTCGTCTCCTGCTTCTTGTTCAGCTTGAAGGACCCGGAGGCGCCGCTGCCCTTCACCTGGAGCAGGGAGCCCTTGTTGACCAGAGCCTTGATGGCCAGCTTCAGGCGGCTGTTATTCTTCTCCACATCGTATCCTCCGGCAGACAGAACCTTCTTCAGGGCGGCCAGAGACACCCCACTGCGCTCCTTGGAAGCGGCCACGGCTTTCATGACCAGCTCGGAGGCGCTGGGACCGGAGGATTTGCTGCTTTTCTTGGCGGCCCCGGATTTCTTAGGCTGCTTCTTAGACTTGGCGGCCGGTTCGGCGGGAGGAGGAGCGGCGGCCGGTGCGGTCTCTGCCATGGTTTGAGCGGGACGTAATCACAGAAATCTTCTGAGAGAGAGAAATCACTGAGACCGCAGCAGGAGGCGCCTGTTATATATACAGTCTTACTGCGCACTGATTGGTTGCTGCGCTGCACCAtcctgagttttcattggctgaaaCTGAGCACAGGCCCCGCCTTCTCCCGGCTGAGCCCAGTGAAGCTCCGCTCTCCCCTTGTGCTTCCCTGCCCGGGATAAAAGCTCTATATTATCGGCTACAGCCGGACGGGTGAGGAGCTTCCGCCATCACTTCTCCTCCGCCATCATCTCCGCGGAGCGTGTGTGGCCGTCACTGCCAGAGATGCCGGGAAAGAGCGCAGAGGATCCCGGGATCAGCGCCGCCGTCCTCCCGATCTGCTCATCACTGAGTGTCCGGGAAGATAAACCTGCTGCGGGAGCTCGTCCTCCTATTCCCGGCTCTTGTCACCACCACTGGGATCTTCACTACAATATATATCGTGCAGGAAGCGGATTGTACGATGTGGGGGCGACCTGGAGCTGCTGACAGCCCAGAAGGGTAACACAGGCAATGGCCTCCGCTGCCTGCACCTCCCGGAGCTGGAATATAAATCTATCCCGTGTGTGCAGAGTATTGGGGGGAGGACACGTCTCCACATTAGTGGATCACACCCGGAGGAGGATGAGTGCGATCTCCGGCACAATATTGTGTCTTGTCCTCTGTGAAGCTTTTATCTCTGAGGCCTGTAATGGAGGGAAGAGCTGTGCTCAGGCGATGGCTTCACAATGCGACTCACTCCCCATCAGAAAGCAGAAAAAATTCCGTGTGATCACAGAAATATTAATTCACACATCTGACACCAACTATTGTGCAAAAGGTGAAATACTGAGGAAGAAGCGGAGACACAAAATGCAGAATCCACACACAGAGCACCGCTGTATATACTGCACAGACTCATAcatactgcacagactgcacaatcAGCACAGCACTGATCAACAGCATTATAAGTGCCCATAATAATAGAGCAGGgtgtacaatatatacagctgTGTGTACAATATAGTGTACTCTATTGTTTACTTTATACAGACTTGAAGAGAAGGAAATGCATCTGTGCATCCTAATGCATGTGAGAACTTTGCAGAATTCTCCAGTAAGTGCAGGGAACAGGGGAAGGCCATGGCTGCTACAGCGAAAGAAAAGTGAAGACATGGAGAAAGCGGACAAAGTTGGTTATGGAAGTGAAATGAAAGCTTACAAGTCACCAAAGGAGAAAGAGTGAAAAAGTTTAAGGACCCAAATGCTCCCTCTGTTTCTTCTTGTTTTGCTCCAACTTCCCTCCTGAAATCAGAGGGCAGCAGCCAGGTCTGACCATTGGGGACGAGGCAAAGAAATTAGGAGAGATGTGGAATAACAATTCATCAGGGAACAAGGCGTCTTATGAGaagcaaaaaaaaaccctgaagaaGTACAAGGATATGGCGCTGTATCGGTCCAAAAGCAAACTAGATAGAGCCAAAAAAGGTCCCTGCTGAGCCTGAAAAGGGTGAATAAGAGGATGAAGGAGCAATCTCCATCAGTCTGTTTTCATTTGCTTCTATAGCACGTCCCATTCACTGAACGTGTAATAAATGTTTTCCTCCAGAAAGAATTATTAAATTGTTTCACACGTTTCCTTAGTTTGGAGTTAAAAAATAACCTTTATTAATTAATTGAAAATAAACTCCTATAATGTCCAATAATAGAAATCACAAATATAAGAAAACGTGAAGTGCAAACTGCTGCCTAAATATGATCTACCCATCCACAATCCATATTACACGGGCTTTTTATAAAGCATTCATTCTGCCATTATTTACAGAGCAGACAATGTATCTGGCGCTGATTCATCTACTATACGAGACAAGTCACTGAACAGATCATATAATGTTGATAGACAATAGATCTGAGAGGGGCACACTTATTATTATAATCATTCACTAACGTCTCCACTATAGATAGTCAATTATCTTATTTAATAAATGCTCAAGTGACTATTACAACATTCCAGTCAGTGACTGAGTAGATTAATACCAGTCTCAAGAATCAGGCTATACATCCTATTTTCATTGGTCAAAAGTGAGAGCAGATAGCTGCGTTAGAGCAGCTTTTTCAGTAACTAAATCAAGTTTTCCTGGTATAGTATGCACCTCCAGCCAGAAGAGTAAAGATTTCTACTATACTCAGGCGGTAACATCAGGCCACGTGGAGCTGGACTGTGAAGATTCCCAGCAGCTAAACTGCCAATAAGCCCTGTGCAATGTACTGAGCGGTAGATCATTTTATCTCTAGTGCCTCTCTATCGTGTACGCGCCCTACGCGTTTTATCTGAATTGTTGATTGCTGCCCAGATTCATTAGGGGTATGTGGCAGCTTGTCTAGTTGCATGATGTTACATATGATGCATGTAACAAATAGTAGGCTCCATTATAGCTACAGCGGGGAGCGGCTCCTGCTTCCTCCCTTCAGTCCACCAATCAGCCTGCGATCCATGACATGATGGAGACTGCTGGCTATCAAAGCGGAGAAATGGGGAAACAGTAATCACGGCCGAACACAGCCAATAGCGTTGCTCAAAGCAGGATCAGCAACCAATAGGAATAGATTTCGGACCCAATCATAACTTATGCAGACACAGACGCTATGCAGCACAATGGAAGAATCTGCAGCAGTAAGTGACAATAATAATTACATTAATCACCAGCAGTCAGTAACATCAGCATATAAATTCATAAGAGACCGGCCTAAATCTGTATAACACAAAGCCCATTCACTTCTATAGGTGAACGGCGATATATCAGCCGCGGGGATAATAATGGGGTGTTTATTATTAGCTGTAACATTAGCATTAGATCAGATGAATTACCTGCAATACAAGCAAAGCAGGTGACAATGAGAAGCTAAACACGGGGCTGATACATAACGGCATTATTGTATCTACGCTGCAGCCGCCATCGCAGCAATCCCGATTATTCCAATATCAGACACAGAACAGCTCAGCAAATACAATGCTCAGCCTCGCAGGGATTATGCAGCAGAGcataatagccatgtataggattatAGTTATATTACAATTATTACATATCTTCTCTTTATAATAATACACTCACAGATGAATCTATAACTCAATATTTCATTGCACGAATGTCCTTGTTCTCGGCAGAAAGAGGAAGATGAAAGCTCCTAAACCCGAACATGTTCATTGCACGACTTGCTCTGCTGGGGATCTGGCTCTGAGAAAGGCTCTTTTAAGAGCCACCCACAGTTTCTGAGGAGAAGCTACAGCTCCTGCTGAGGGGGGAAGGGCGGGAGATCGGTGCAGCGCTGCCCGGCTTcttccgggttaataactgctgctaacaaaatagaatgtattaacattcccgggatagaatgtatgaatagaatgtattaacgcccgggatagaatgtataaatagaatgtattaacattcccgggatagaatgtataaatagaatgtattaacattcccgggatagaatgtataaatagaatgtattaacgccgggatagtaactgtctctctgtttctctcccattctctgtctgtctccccctctgtatatatctctctgtctctctcactatctttgtctgtctgtctctgactgtctctttctcagtctgtctcaatctctttccctgtctgtctgtctatctatctctgtctctttccctatctgttcctttccctctctttccctgtctgtctgtttccctgtgtctgtctctgtctctttgtctgtgtctatctctttacctgtctctctctttccctgtcagtctgtctctttccctgtcagtctgtctctttgtctgtaactgaataggataactgaagtgagcactaatatatatatattatgagtgcaagccaaaaaatacatactatacaaggataaggctgcacatcaaacatagataatggtataatgcctcaagcatatggaaaaatattggaatatacaatgaaaaatgctacttgctaatttgaacatgtgaataatgaattgcatacctgccatgaatattaggaaaaaggagatatttagcaatcgcattgatcaatgtaactgagccccaagacctcgtcaaggtatatctctatattggggtcccttagtgatgagcgagtactaaaaagctcgggtgctcgaggctcgggccgagcatcccaagatactcgtgtactcggcccgagcaccgagcccaatgttatcctaagggagacccgagtatttttatgaaatgacccccggcagcatgtagaaaccctaaaaatgtcacaaaagtctcagaagagtgctcaaatgacatggcaacagcatgggaaagaccccttgaagcatttatcactcaaaagtcacagctgtgaacaatgttgtccgcgttttacgccatttttacggactcaccagaaaaccttccaaaatgacaccaaaatgaattttcatggcggaaatgttaagggcacatacccaatagtgagatagagctgttgtatgttacttttggagattacatgaaagattttacgtgaaaacattgtgtggcactccgatgtccctgagaagagacgtacatgaaggcctcttgagtctaatgtgcccattttgaggaagtgggtctattgtagtatagccctttggcagggcagccacaaattgggaagctccacattgtccctggatagagacgtgcatgatggcctgtaaacctgaagtgcccattgtaaggaagtgggtctattgtagtatagccctttggcaggacagccaaaaattgggaggctccacgttgtccctggatagagacgtgcatgatggcctgtaaacctgaagtgtccattgtcaggaagtgggtgtattgtagtctagccctttggcagggcagccaaaaattgggaggctccacattgtccctggatagagacgtgcatgatggcctgtaaacctgaagtgtccattgtcaggaagtgggtgtattgtagtctagccctttggcagggcagccaaaaattgggaggctccacgttgtccctggatagagacgtgcatgagggcctgtaaacctgaagtgtccattgtcaggaagtgggtgtattgtagtatagccctttggcaggccagccaaaaattgggaggctccacgttgtccctggatagagacgtgcatgagggcctgtaaccctgaagtgcccattgtaaggaagtgggtctatagtagtatagccctttggcaggacagccaaaaattgagaggctccacgttgtccctggatagagacgtgcataagggcctgtaaacctgaagtgcccattgtaaggaagtgggtctattgtagtatagcccttaggcagggcagccaaaaattgggaggctccacattgtccctggatagagacgtgcatgagggcctcaaaacattgttcccattgcaaaggagcgggtctcctgtcgttgtaatgtccattctgaaagaatgggcgaaaaaatttaccactgggggtatacctgaaacaacggcctaactattgtaacggtcatcatggtggcacatgaggagaaggaggagcagtccagcgattatccaaagtccagaagtgtgtacccatgggtgagtggaggtacatggcaaattcccatttcaaactttaaattccg
Protein-coding sequences here:
- the LOC142301035 gene encoding histone H1.2-like isoform X1, whose translation is MAETAPAAAPPPAEPAAKSKKQPKKSGAAKKSSKSSGPSASELVMKAVAASKERSGVSLAALKKVLSAGGYDVEKNNSRLKLAIKALVNKGSLLQVKGSGASGSFKLNKKQETKDKAAKKKPAAAAKPKKPAAKKAAKSPKKPKKAPAAAKKSPKKAKKPAAAAKKAAKSPKKPKAAPKPKKVTKSPAKKAAKPKAAKSPAKKATKAKNPPSAVSPAEEASSASPASSMRRLAAS
- the LOC142301035 gene encoding histone H1.2-like isoform X2, with translation MAETAPAAAPPPAEPAAKSKKQPKKSGAAKKSSKSSGPSASELVMKAVAASKERSGVSLAALKKVLSAGGYDVEKNNSRLKLAIKALVNKGSLLQVKGSGASGSFKLNKKQETKDKAAKKKPAAAAKPKKPAAKKAAKSPKKPKKAPAAAKKSPKKAKKPAAAAKKAAKSPKKPKAAPKPKKVTKSPAKKAAKPKAAKSPAKKATKAKKPAAKK